The sequence TTTCAACAGCATTCCCACATAAACATGTATTATTTAGTTAGCAAAAAAGaaacatgtattatttattttatataggaACACTAAATACTACATTTGAGTCTCAATGACATCTATGCAATTGAATGAGAAAATTCACCCTGAGAACATAAATTCCAAAAAGCGCCAAAATTGAATCTATACATGCATCCACTAATGGATAACATACTAAGTAAGCAAGAGaatattaaaaatacaaaaatacaaataaataaataaaatttgcaAGACGTTACACAAAAGTATGTTATACCTGAACCCTGCCTTCATATGAGATAAGGGTGCCACCCTTCACATCAGCCAAAGTTTTTGGCGTCACCTGTCGAAACAAGGGGAAAAAATTGTAGGAACAAATAAATGTATCAAATCCCAAGCACAAGAAGTATCTCTTGTACCTCCATACAATACTCATTCTTGTTCTTGATCAAATGGCTTAAGATTTCTATTTCGTCTAGTCATGGAAACTAACTGTATAACAGAATTGCATGACATGCAATATTTGATGATGTATTAAAGAGATTACAAGAAGCAGTAAATAAGTGAAAGCAAGCATTGGAGGTGGCAAAATGAAGGAATTTAGAAAACAAGGATACTCATGTCAACAACAGCACCCAAATTATCTGAGTTTGCAATGAATACATACTCCTTACCCTGTAAGaaagaaatattaaaaaataggtAAGCACAGGGGCCGATAAAAATGTGGGGAAAAGCTGACATAATGAGAATCATAAATGCCTAATATAGTACTTACCTGTGACAATAATGCATCAAGTTTACCACTGTTTTTCAAGGATGGGAATACATCACCATGGCCAGGAGGGTACCTTCGTGGGACAAAAAACTTATTAACAAAAgccaagaaataaatattatgtcAAACCGAGCAATAAGTAACAAAGTCAACTGCTCATTCAGTATACCTACATCATGTGTGGAAAAGGAAATTTCTAGTTAGGAAGTTTCCAATTTAGGGAAACCAAAACAAAATCATAGGAGCAGGGGAAGCTAGAAATAAAATTCAGGTGGGGCGATTATACAGACATATGGCAACGAGAATGGAGGCAACGGTTGAATCAACTTAAGGGTCTACAATGCTAGGTGAGTTGAGCTTAATGAAACAAGAGCTGCAAAAGAATACCGAGTTTGGAGCACAATACAGCCAAACTAGTAAGTTATACCAATTAATTCGCACTAAGATAAAGATGTGCCAGAGAAAGACTCAAAGCATGTTAAGATCCTTTTATTCGAGGAAAGCTTCAAAATAGGTCATTGGTACTGCAGTCATATTCTCCAACAATAGTACAACCTAGCATTCTCAATAGGATTTTTGTGACCACATTGAAGCAAGTTATCCTGAACCCACAACTTATCCAAAGCTTTGATCATGGCTCTTGAGTTACTAGTTTCTACTATTGAACCATAAGGAGATAATGGACTTGTACTTTACAACTAAAGCTACAAGGACTCGACACATTTGTCAGGGAATCTAGTCTTTATCCAAGAATTGGAAATTACATAGGCTTTTTGCCTCTAGACGTGGGGAGCAATAATTTATGTTAGGCATCTCATCATTGGATTCTTTTGGGGTTATccatattaattggaaaactcACACCATGAAGTTTAATATCAACACAAATATAGTGAGTTTGCAAGGGGAGTCTACATTAAATAAGACATTGGTTTCTCTAATGTTCGGGCACTTAAGTCATGAAGGTCAACATTTCTGGTTGAATTGAGGCTGACCAAGCATCGTTGGAGAAGAAACATATGGTACCTACAAAGATAAAAGTTGTTTTGGAGGAATGTGAAGAAGTGTTTAATACCTCCATTTAAAGGAAGGAGCACGTGATAGTGATGAAGGATGGAACCTCTCCTATTAGTGTCTAACCTTATAGATACCCTCGCGATCAAAAGGATGAGGTAGAACCTCTAGTACAAGAAATGCTTGCTACCAAAATTATCCAATATGCCTTTTACTAGTTTGGTATTGTAaattaaaagaaagatggtagtTGATGTTACACCCATAAATAAGAAATTGTTGGGTGAATTACTTGGACGAACAATATATCAAAACTTGAATTCAAATCATGATACCATCACATACATGTTTGACTCAAAGTTATTTCAAAACAAACTTTCCAAACTCAAGAAGGTCTCTATGAGCTAGTGGTCTTGTTGTTTTGGCTTACCTCGCTAATTAATTGATAGTGATACCCACAAATTTATCTCCAAAGCATGGCTCTTGAGTTACCGATTTCTACTATTGAACCATATGGTCGAGCACTTGATATGAGTGAAGCTACTAAGACTCGGCAAATCTGTTGGGGAATATATCTCTCTATAAAAGAATTAAAGATTGTGGAGGATTTTCACCTCTAAGAGTGGGGAGCACTATCCTTACTTTAGGCATCTAGGGAATCAACCTCTCTATCCAAGAATTAAAGATTGTGGAGGATATTTGAGTCTAGAAATGGGGAGCTCTTGAGTTACCGATTTCTACTATTGAACCATATGGTCGAGCACTTGATATGAGTGAAGCTACTAAGACTCAGCGAATCTGTTGGGGAATCTATCTCCCTATTATAGAATTAAAGATTGTGGAGGATTTTCACCTCTAGAAGTGGGGAGCACTATCCTTACATTAGGCATCAAGGGAATCAACCTCTCTTTCCAAGAATTAAAGATTGTGGAGCATATTTGAGTCTAAAAGTGGGGAGCTCTATCCTCATTTTAGGCATCTACGTTGGAGGTTTTTCAGGTTACCCGTATTAACTGAAACTCTCACACCATGGTCCATGAAGATTCATATCAGCACAACTATCGTGTGAGTTTGAAATGGAATTCTACATTACATAAGAATTTCTAATGTTCATCCACTTAAGTCATTAAGGTCAATGtttctggttaaataatacatGAGAACTTTTCAACTCTTACTCTACATTATGAATCTAGGATGAAGGATAGTTATATAATTCAAAACATAAATTGTaactttcagtttttttttgtcATTAGTTTCAACCTGATGTCCAACATTAGCAAAGACCTCATAGAAACTATATATCATGACTGACATTTAATAGTAAATCTGAGTACCCTTTTTAGGCAAGGCATGTAAACAAACTGCTCAGCACTATGAAACACAGTACACACAATCACATCACAAATATATCTGTAAgcatatttactatttttttagcaTGTTATAGTGAGTTGTAACTTGTCGCTCATTGTAagtttacaaaatataaatgttCAACTTAAACAATAGTtctttctaaaatttaaaaactagCAAGACTGATATTAcatttcaaataaaataaaataaacaacaaaaaaagaacaaaaagagATTGCCAGTAATTCATTTCACTATTATCATGCAATAGATGGAAACATGTAGCCATTTTTACCAATGAACGAGTGGCTAAGTTGAAAGAAACGGAATGACTTGATGTAATGCAgaatacatttcaaaatagtTATTCATATAAATATCATCAAATCAAATGCACCTTTCAAGATCTCACAAGGACTAGAAACAAATTCAgtttaaaaaagaaattgttTGTCAAAACAAGCAAGCAAGACTCCCATAGAGCACAAGACAAGCTTTAACATTttaacctaaaaatataaataaatcatAATTAAAAGTCAGACACCAACAATATTGTTGATGCTGAAGTGCTTTATGATCAGATTAATTGATCATAACCAAGAAACTATGTGCAGATATAGTACAGcataatttcacaatttaaatTATCCAACATAAAAAGTAGATCATACCATCCATCCTTTCCCGTCTGTCCTTTAGACGGAAGTggggaaaaatcatcaacaactaAACGAGGATACTGGCTCTGAATGAATGCATAGAAGATAAGAGTATATAAGTTCATTTCTTTGAAGTACCAACAGAAGTTGACGAAGAAGGagctaataaaataattaacacTAGCAAACCTGATTAAATGTATGAATTTCCACGCTTGAGTTAGAGTACTTCTCTACAATCTAAATCAAACATAGTAGCCGGAAGTCAGTAAAAACAGAATATAATATACTATCACATAATACatacaaataattatattatataatataatacatatatagtaGTTGTAAGTCAGTAAATCAACCTCATTCTtacaaattataaatataatataatacatatatacaaCCACCCCTACATAAACCACATTTTCAAGTAAAACAATGCCTCGGTTTAGTGTGCCTAAACACATGGAATAAATTTAAGTCACCACGTTGTAAATTTTGGCATGCACCAAAACTGTAATGTAATTATCTCCTCTAAAGCCTACAAGTTCTTAATACAATATCAGGTTTGTTTTATGCTGAAAATTCAGCTTTTTAGCTGTATGCAAATTTAAAAACTCTGCTTCTCCTCACCACTGCAAACAACTAGGtttatttacataaattttttaaataataagtgATAAACTCGCTACATCCATTTGACATGAGATTACAACTGCGTAGGAATATTCAATGTAAGTACCTTCAATGTATCATCATGAGTGTTGAATGAATTCATTAAAAGCAGTGGAACATTGCATCCATACTTAGAATTGAGATTCTGCAAAATGACAACAGAGTTAGGCCAAGACCTGCTTAACACGTTCGTGTGTATGTATGCTCGTGCTGTGTGTgcagagaaagaagaagaaacctCAATTTGGATAACAATCAAATCAAGAAACGTCAACCCATCCCGAACTTCGATGACTGACCTGCACACCAAAAATTTCAGTTAGAGTCAGATTAAATAATTTAGGATCAAGCAAAAAatcaattacaaaaattaagtaaaactaaattaaaaaagttcaaataatttttctcaaatTAATTACACATATGGCACTGATATGGCAGTAGTCTAAACTGCCACGTCACCAGTAACAAAACCTGACAGAAAACCACTTTAAAACACTATAATTTGGGGATCATTTTTAATGAGCTGAAAAATTGAGAGGGGTCATTAGTTCCGATGGCAAAAATCTTATATAGCCCATAATAAAATAGGAAGATGGCACAATACAGCATACAGTCTGGGAGTCCATTCATCAAACTCACAGAAACTCACGCAATGCCCGAATAATGTTTCTCTTTTCTttcaaattaaatgaaaaattaattattacattGTAAAACAGAGTGTTCTTTGGATTGAATGCTGAAAGGTtggttttagtttaatttagtcAATTTGCATCAGATCTTATACAGGATCAACAATTAGAGATGCCGAAgaaaattcattaaaaaattaaaaagcattGGATTTAGTATAAAACTGCATACTTGGGACCCGTGCAGCCCATTGTTGTTCCCAGACCTCCATTAAGCTTCAGCACAACAAGTTTATTCAAAAGTTTCTTGATCTCTTCTGAATCTGAATTTATAAAGACAATCAGACTACAGATGTTAGACAGGaatccattattattattattattattattattattattattattattattattattatttaatcaaaaaacatatataataataataataataaccaaAATATAGCGATTACCCTCGGAAATTTGCGCCAAGCTATCATAAGGTACCACTACCTCATCAGTAGGTGTCAGGATCTTACTCCATTCAACATGTTCGGCTTCAccactttttataaaaatcaAACAACGATTCATCAACATTACAAATCGACATTTTTGAGTGAAACAGATAAGCAAAACGAATCAAAGAATACCATTTTCCGTAGTTTTTAACATTTTCTATCactgaccaaacaaaaataacgAAATGCGCCACACTTGGTCATAAtaagaaaatgaaaataattaaatctaAGAATCTACCTGAGGTAACGAGAAACGAGGTTGATGAATCCATTTTTCTCATCGTCACTACAACAACGAAGAATGTCAGATCTTATGCCAATATGAATGTTCAACAAATTTAAGAAATGGATCCGATCGACAAAGTTGAAGATTAGAGTTGGGAAGGAAACTGAAAGATAGTGAAGTAGTACCTAATCTGGTTAAGGCCAGCAACAGCAGATTTGAGGTTGGAGAGCTTTTCGGTCCCTACAGGGCTGACAGTAGCGGCAGAAGCCATTTGCAACTGATGAAAGGATTAATCTAGAAAGAGGAGGTGGAGAAAGAGAATTGAGAAAATACGAAATTTGAGAGAGATCATGTGATTGGATTGTTTGTGACTCTCTCTGTATATATAAGTGCGTGgcaaacaaaaaaaagaaaaagaaaaagtgagtttggtgaaaaataatatttgcaTAAAGGTTtccaaaagaataaataaatagataattaataattattttgttcataaaataattaagaaaattctataatgcactTCCTTAAcatggatatattgatgcatttatatttgttttagtattcgaaataattttttaattggtcatgtacgttacagttatttaagacatcctgcaaaattttaagaaatttggaaaaatttAACATGCCGAAAACTATGTTCAAACATTATAtcgcacgcgtgactattttattttgtactaaaatcgactgtttgaacattatttttatattgtaaattattccctTTTAAGGAGTGAATGGTAGAATCAcccaaatatttatttaatatttagaaaaatttatgcaaaagaaaaaaaaaatagaaaagagcgTTGGATTCGGTATTGAGTTATGTGGTGTTTACGGCAAACAAAAAGTtgctttctaaaaaaaataaatcatacaattatcttaatttttaatttttattttaaatgttattaatCTCTAATTCAATTGGACATTTAATCGTTGGAAATACAACTAAATTagaatgaaaaaataataataaataaataatattttcgtAAAACAATGCTATTTTTCAAAAGAATAAATAACTAGataatgaataattattttctttataaaatatttatatttagaaaattttataaaaaaaaaaatagaaaaagttcAAAAAGCGTAGGATTCGGTTTTGAGTCATGTGGTGTGTACAGCTAATCGTTTTGAGCCACAAAAGAGAATATGCAAAGGAATATAAGGTGTTATGAAGGTTGGAACTCGGCTTTCGTCCAATCTCTCAGAAAAGAGTGGCGGCACTTTAACGCATGGTTGACACGTCGAGTTACGAATTTGGGCATTCTACCTTCTCATCTCATCTCACCTCACTCTACTTCACGTTTTATTTAGGACaacttttataaattaattaaaaacatcTCTAATCATAGTTTCTATTTTTTTGCTAacataattagaaaattaaaataaaaaaccaattttattattaatgttcTAATTATACTTGTTTAGttagtatttaattattttaataatattttataatttaatttattaaatatacatcaattatataaaataataaaaaagcaataataattttaattaaaatactattaaaaaagtttatcaaaaaaataaggAGTTCCCTACATTTAGAGAGCTCTCTATTCTTTTGCTATTATAGAGAACCATTTTTTGTATAATAAgagctaatttttttaaatctcaCTCAATATTTTAGCTAAAAAGTGTGTTTGGAGAGCATGATTAGAGATGCTTtaagaaaagataaattttaaaagttgcATCATCGGCAAGTGATTTTAAAAGTGGCCCAAAAATTCTATATCATTCAAAAAAGAGTAAATAAGTTCCAAAAGTTTCAAGTTTATAAGTGGCATAAatccaatatttatttttggcaTAATAAGTACCCAATattataaaactgtaattttttttctaattttgtctGCACAGACTTTATTATTATCTTAAATAGGGCGCATACAAGACCCAGATGCTAGATCATTGGGTTTAGAGAGAAAcatgtagtatcagttactttcaaatgttcttttaataaattcaaaacagagTCTGTATTGACGAAACTggaagaaaaatatagttttacaaatattgagtacttatgccactaaaaataaatattgaatttatGCCTCttataaacttaaaactttaggtACTATTATTAAGATTTTCagaaaactaattataaataattaaaagagaaaaagtaATAGAGACACAAACAATTTTTATGTGGTTGGGGCATTGACtaaccttagtccacgagtcgaTGTTATTACGTAACTCTTTAGCTTGAAAAGCCTTTGGGAATACAATGAATGTAAGTTCTCAAGTTTGCCTGAGCAAGTATTGCAAGAGAATTCAACCCTTAATCAATAGGATTCATCaagtatttatagtattttaagAATTATACAATGAATGGTCTACTTCATAGCCGACCAGTAAGTGATTTttacccaatattttattcttttttaatccatataattcagccctaagccgtagttgaaacactataaaaggaacatgatgctctcatctcatccaactgATCATTCAACCAAAATCAAACCTAATTTTctctgtcagacaactagtagatgagtgACACCTTCTATACAGTTTTcaagcctccttcattgttcttcatccAATTTGAACCAtatagtgatagagtgccaTGCGCACACATAGTttgtcaagtactcaatcataatgagtaagacggtggtaaccaaactgaaggagagaaagagatccaagctcagatcttgataatactctgcgacataaAGGAACAAGGGTTGGAGATTTGAGCAGatggagtcattatattccgctgtattcaatgtaaagttttcttaaactcttatgtgtttaatttcattgttttagagatatttatattaggatgttgttgaccgaggttttcggcaaccaatagaataataataatttagagagctgtaagaaattaagaaggaatttttttacgtggttggggcgttaatgagccttagtccacgagtctgtatatttatgatagtatttaatacaaagaatgttctgttgagttttatgccctaaataaaacgcatttcaatataatcagatttacttattaatatagatcagaaataacatttaatgttgcatggttcacatgatttatttcatgattatatgtacataatgtataaattcatctgaaacccttttcacatacttgatcctgtttattgtgtcgtcaacacattggaaaataaacatgactatgtgaataaagtttcctagatttatcagacatagggttttactgatatgataatctacaacagagtttacttgcatttggagaaatgctatgttctttccagagcattggttaaagtaaagctcaggttggatgcatggagtatgcatcgaaagggaccgatattgaactttgacttagatttattaaacttaccgtaatatctattcaagtcaatatcgcctagttgatcctagatcaaatgttcttaatcctgttatgattaggctcaatcttgaaaggctattcgtgttctttgatttgttagttaagcctacttttaggtcagggtgatacgtacattttgggaacacggtagtgcaattgagtgggagcgctatcataaacatggaatctatagcttctatctggcgaatagtaagcaaaggatgatctccttcgagcttgaccaaacgaacataaatggtggagtactcatttcacataagctgaaatatcatttatacggggtcaagtgttttaaggataaaatacattgtagggtgtaacggtaatctaatccctttagagtgtagatcattcatatagaggatcattgatcaaattaggattataacaatggataactaatgatgtgtctatatggtggaacatatagagcattctatatactgagagtgtaattctaagttctatgcgtggattcaacgaagaattaataagtttgtgaattttagtgctaaattcttgatctacttattggaagctcggttatatagacccatggtccccccactagttgagataatattgcttgtaagactcatgtaattggttttgattaatcaattataattctcaaattagactatgtctatttgtgaatttttcactaagtaagggcgaaattgtaaagaaagagttttataggggcatatttgttaattatgatactttgtatggttcaattaataaatatgataaatgacaatatcatttaataattatttatagttattaaatagttagaattggcacttaaatggttgaattagaaaattggcgtttttgagaaaatcagatgcagaaaagataaaacagcaaaattgcaaaagtgaggcccaaatccacttgtatagggccaaccacttttgtaggaaatttaaactgatattttcattattttaatgccaaataattcaaacctaaccctagtggaatgctataaatagatagtgaaggcttcaggaaaattacacttttcttctgccacttctgattcagaaaaaactgagccttctctctccctatctttggctgacccttctctttctccttccctcttcaatttcgaaaatcttagtgtgagagtagtgcccacacacagcaagtgatacctcaatcatagtgaggaagatcgtgaagaaagactttcagcaagaaggaggtttcagcatcaaagattcagagaaagagatccaggttcagatattgataatgctctgctacagaaaggaatcaagggctagatatctgaacggaaggagtcatattattccgctgcacccaatgtaaggtttcttaaactttatatgtgtttatttcatcgttttagaaagttcatatttagggtgtttaaacaacatacttgtgagtagatctaagatcctggcaaaataaattccaacaactggcctcagagccatggtaattgatttacttgcaagaaatttggactttaaaacgattgtttgtttgtttttggatggtatcatgttgtattgagtgttatttgatgattgattgatgcttgtaaattttcgtgaaaaataattgcgattctgtttctggaattatttttattggatagtatggaaaaaattaagcaagttatttttttacagaactcaatttcgatttaatttgaattagttatgattttttgaagattcgaaaaaatcggagctgtgctgaaattttcctgcgatcgcgaaaactgtccgtacagctcacaattttttcgtttttcttcgttttttcatgctttttcatggaattaacttccgattttttgtgtagttctgtatttatactattaatattcctaattcaattctaattattattttgaattaatttattattttttaaatttaattcaagatattagtgtaatttgaatttaaaaatagttagtatctaattttttttttttgcttaataatctatcttatttttaaatttgattatatcttatcttatttttaaatttaaggtcagattttaatattttaaattaatttttttaaataatttgaccttatttaaatttaaaataagataacaataatcatgtaattttaaatagatgtaagatattttgctaacttttaaattttgttattttatttatttaaattacatttaaaatttgaaaaagatattcatttatcttttttaattttttatttaatttttatttataaaataacatttaatttttaaaagtagttagcaaattttgaaatgatatttaggttggttgaaacctaatctttcaaaattgtaggtttaattttaaatttaaattttttttaaaaatttgaatatttcaaatattattttaaattttcgaatttttttaataaattattttcgaaattatttatttatttaaaattaaataaatcctacatccaactatccagctaaccttgttgcaggagtatgtgttttagcttgtttgtaagtttcaaaacctattattacttgattgcaaatagccatggttactttttgtcagatgtaatgatctgatggctccctcaagttaataatttgtaacaggtatatttacaatcttctttcatctgtgtatgacctagcaacatgataggacccatccaaagtgtgcctgtgtgagcctatgtgtttaattttattatagatgcatgtaggttaatgttgctaaaataaattatcatagttcttgatagaatttatttaggcccatttagtttttgggcctattcaattaataacagtcgttcattttaaggttaaattcctctcttttgggccttgtgtgagagttgggagccatagtagtgggtacgacatactgaacccagcaccccctcacattaaccaccccaattgtgaaggcccatttgcctgatttgaataactgtactaggttaattaaactagtttaacctaataaaattgattagcaacataattaatttcatttattttgaaattaatttaagaaaattatagtttaaagaattttttattctaagctaaactatatgtattttcttgtatttaattaaatatagaattataaccatcaaGATTCTttttggagcttaatttaaatttttcattaaatattcctatttaagttgatatttggttatcttcaactaaccaacttaaatctgaatatcttttggatttaaaatttcaaaattaagttgaggaattttaggcattggttattaagattctttagatattttttaagttaatatcttttcgaatattaacttaaaatggaatattttagatattttttaagttaatatcctttcgaatattaacttaaaatggaatattttcaaattaagtggttacaacttaatttttgatatttaattaaatttaaatttgaaaaatgtttaggttctagatttttttctaatacaacctaaattagatattttttcaaattttgtggaaaagatacttagtcaaataagatattttctagataattatttctagactacttattatttctaatattaaataggaaaatattatacattgtgaaattaattatttata is a genomic window of Cannabis sativa cultivar Pink pepper isolate KNU-18-1 chromosome 9, ASM2916894v1, whole genome shotgun sequence containing:
- the LOC115718719 gene encoding UTP--glucose-1-phosphate uridylyltransferase isoform X1, whose amino-acid sequence is MASAATVSPVGTEKLSNLKSAVAGLNQISDDEKNGFINLVSRYLSGEAEHVEWSKILTPTDEVVVPYDSLAQISEDSEEIKKLLNKLVVLKLNGGLGTTMGCTGPKSVIEVRDGLTFLDLIVIQIENLNSKYGCNVPLLLMNSFNTHDDTLKIVEKYSNSSVEIHTFNQSQYPRLVVDDFSPLPSKGQTGKDGWYPPGHGDVFPSLKNSGKLDALLSQGKEYVFIANSDNLGAVVDMKILSHLIKNKNEYCMEVTPKTLADVKGGTLISYEGRVQLLEIAQVPDEHVNEFKSIEKFKIFNTNNLWVNLKAIKRLVEADGLKMEIIPNPKEVDGFKVLQLETAAGAAIKFFDNAIGVNVPRSRFLPVKATSDLLLVQSDLYTLDNGFVIRNVDRTNPANPSIELGPEFKKVGSFLSRFKSIPSIVELDSLKVSGDVWFGSGIILKGHVSITAKPGVKLEIPDGALLQDKVVFFLSKELFIILNVLLV
- the LOC115718719 gene encoding UTP--glucose-1-phosphate uridylyltransferase isoform X2, translating into MASAATVSPVGTEKLSNLKSAVAGLNQISDDEKNGFINLVSRYLSGEAEHVEWSKILTPTDEVVVPYDSLAQISEDSEEIKKLLNKLVVLKLNGGLGTTMGCTGPKSVIEVRDGLTFLDLIVIQIENLNSKYGCNVPLLLMNSFNTHDDTLKIVEKYSNSSVEIHTFNQSQYPRLVVDDFSPLPSKGQTGKDGWYPPGHGDVFPSLKNSGKLDALLSQGKEYVFIANSDNLGAVVDMKILSHLIKNKNEYCMEVTPKTLADVKGGTLISYEGRVQLLEIAQVPDEHVNEFKSIEKFKIFNTNNLWVNLKAIKRLVEADGLKMEIIPNPKEVDGFKVLQLETAAGAAIKFFDNAIGVNVPRSRFLPVKATSDLLLVQSDLYTLDNGFVIRNVDRTNPANPSIELGPEFKKVGSFLSRFKSIPSIVELDSLKVSGDVWFGSGIILKGHVSITAKPGVKLEIPDGALLQDKNIIGPEDI